In Bacteroidales bacterium, one genomic interval encodes:
- a CDS encoding transglycosylase SLT domain-containing protein codes for MKKSNFIFIFFIGILILTNIFLISTRILPENKNINDRYFDVQKQTYKIFQPYIPDSIKIFDEKVPIEHIMVRENLERELMAVMYWHSRTMLIIKRTFRFFPIIEPILKENGIPDDFKYLAVTESELSTPVSPAGATGYWQFMKETAKQYGLEVNSYLDERNHIIFSTRAACQYIKDLKKQYGSYTLAASVYNAGPKKIQEYINTQQTNNYYFLSMNEETSRYIYRIIAYKLICENPTRYGFFLRQKDVYQPWQGTWIEIDSAITDLVKWGHRYHLTYAELKYFNPWIKGFSLPAPTNKKYSFFIPSKLNFDSYISDLKEPEKIVGDTIKF; via the coding sequence ATGAAAAAAAGTAATTTTATCTTTATTTTTTTCATCGGGATTCTAATACTTACGAATATATTTCTTATTTCTACCAGAATTTTACCAGAAAATAAAAACATCAATGATCGTTATTTTGATGTCCAAAAACAAACCTATAAAATCTTCCAGCCTTATATTCCAGATTCCATCAAGATTTTCGATGAAAAAGTTCCCATCGAACACATCATGGTTCGTGAAAATTTAGAAAGAGAGCTCATGGCTGTTATGTATTGGCACAGTAGAACCATGCTTATCATAAAACGAACTTTTCGTTTTTTCCCTATCATTGAACCTATCCTCAAGGAAAATGGAATCCCAGATGATTTTAAGTATCTAGCTGTCACCGAAAGCGAACTTTCCACTCCAGTTTCACCAGCCGGAGCTACTGGATACTGGCAATTCATGAAAGAAACAGCCAAACAATATGGTCTTGAAGTCAATTCCTATTTAGATGAACGAAATCACATAATTTTTTCCACGCGAGCTGCTTGTCAATATATAAAAGACTTAAAAAAACAATATGGAAGCTATACCTTAGCCGCTTCAGTTTACAATGCTGGACCTAAGAAAATTCAGGAATATATCAATACTCAACAAACCAACAATTATTATTTTCTTTCTATGAATGAAGAAACATCACGCTACATATATCGTATCATTGCATATAAGCTCATCTGTGAAAACCCTACACGTTATGGTTTTTTTCTTCGACAAAAGGATGTTTATCAACCATGGCAAGGTACGTGGATAGAAATAGATTCCGCCATTACTGATCTTGTAAAATGGGGTCATCGTTATCATTTGACTTATGCAGAACTTAAATATTTCAATCCATGGATAAAAGGTTTTTCCCTTCCTGCACCTACAAATAAAAAATATTCTTTCTTTATTCCGTCTAAGCTAAATTTTGATAGTTATATATCTGATCTAAAAGAACCTGAAAAAATTGTAGGCGATACAATCAAATTTTAA
- a CDS encoding undecaprenyl/decaprenyl-phosphate alpha-N-acetylglucosaminyl 1-phosphate transferase, whose protein sequence is MNTYSILVFGGVIFLLSIVLFYALYKFSGTLRIQNDLSEQRWSLQSKPTVGGIGFFIMFTIILFYSYLFKDNFTVFSSLSFNGFLLAAFLSFVTGLVDDAKKIKPIVKFLMQTLIAFVLVFSGNMIHFFEIYILDFLLTYFWIVGLMNAINFLDNMDGVASLLTIGIVLSIIILSLFSTLNESTIFIFTGVIGFLLAFLLFNFPPAKYYMGDNGSLFLGLLVSYAGIEYVWNNFNLKQLGFFPHLSIIWLVYLWPITDIFLVTIRRLFLGKMPWHGGKDHTNHHLIYLGLNEKQVNIFIIFYLILINLILLLITQLKGWNAFIWLGILSFSGAFTLFFFVLLFFIVKNDNEKK, encoded by the coding sequence ATGAACACTTATTCTATTTTAGTATTCGGAGGTGTTATATTTTTATTATCAATTGTTTTATTTTATGCACTTTACAAATTTTCTGGAACCCTACGGATTCAGAATGATTTATCTGAGCAAAGATGGTCCTTACAATCTAAACCTACCGTAGGTGGGATCGGTTTTTTTATTATGTTTACAATTATTTTATTTTATTCTTATCTTTTTAAGGATAATTTTACAGTCTTTAGTTCACTTTCTTTCAACGGCTTCTTATTGGCTGCTTTTTTATCATTCGTAACTGGACTTGTTGATGATGCCAAAAAAATTAAACCTATTGTTAAGTTTCTCATGCAAACACTTATAGCTTTTGTTTTAGTTTTTTCCGGTAATATGATTCATTTCTTCGAAATCTATATTCTTGATTTCCTACTAACATACTTTTGGATAGTTGGGCTTATGAATGCAATTAATTTTTTGGATAATATGGATGGTGTTGCTTCTTTATTGACCATTGGTATTGTGTTATCGATCATTATACTTTCTTTATTTTCAACTCTAAACGAGTCCACAATTTTTATTTTTACTGGTGTTATTGGCTTTTTACTTGCTTTTCTGCTTTTTAACTTTCCACCTGCTAAATATTATATGGGCGATAACGGAAGTTTATTTCTTGGTTTATTAGTAAGTTATGCTGGTATTGAATACGTTTGGAATAATTTTAATTTAAAACAACTAGGTTTTTTTCCTCATCTTTCCATCATATGGCTTGTGTATCTTTGGCCTATCACAGATATTTTTCTTGTCACTATTCGTCGTCTTTTTCTCGGAAAAATGCCCTGGCATGGCGGTAAAGATCATACTAATCATCACTTGATTTATTTGGGGCTGAACGAAAAACAAGTAAATATCTTCATCATCTTTTATTTAATTCTCATCAATTTAATTTTACTTTTAATTACTCAATTAAAGGGATGGAATGCTTTTATCTGGCTTGGAATTTTATCTTTTTCTGGTGCTTTTACCTTGTTTTTCTTTGTTTTATTGTTTTTCATCGTAAAAAACGATAATGAAAAAAAGTAA
- the rfbC gene encoding dTDP-4-dehydrorhamnose 3,5-epimerase: MIVENLFIKGVILIKPRIFSDQRGYFFEAFHVERYKEAGIDVEFVQDNESFSIKNVIRGLHFQKKPYSQAKLVRVIQGKILDVVVDLRRNSPTFGKYIMVELSAENNYQLFIPSGMAHGFVTLDEFNRVHYKCSAYYHPEAERTILWNDPELAIPWPVSNPIISEKDAKGILFNQAFDDYF; this comes from the coding sequence ATGATAGTAGAAAATCTATTCATTAAGGGTGTTATCCTTATAAAGCCTAGAATTTTCAGTGATCAACGAGGTTATTTTTTCGAAGCTTTTCATGTTGAAAGATATAAGGAAGCTGGTATTGATGTCGAATTCGTTCAGGACAACGAGAGTTTTTCCATAAAAAATGTTATCAGAGGGTTGCATTTTCAGAAAAAACCTTATAGTCAAGCTAAACTCGTAAGAGTTATTCAAGGAAAGATTCTTGATGTAGTTGTTGATTTACGTCGTAATTCCCCTACTTTTGGTAAATACATCATGGTGGAACTTTCAGCTGAAAATAATTATCAACTTTTCATACCTTCTGGGATGGCTCATGGATTTGTAACCCTGGATGAATTCAACCGTGTTCATTACAAATGCTCCGCCTATTACCATCCTGAAGCTGAACGAACCATTCTCTGGAATGATCCAGAACTGGCTATTCCATGGCCTGTTTCTAATCCTATTATAAGCGAAAAAGATGCTAAAGGAATTTTATTTAATCAAGCATTTGATGACTATTTTTAA
- a CDS encoding polysaccharide biosynthesis tyrosine autokinase: protein MESKKYFLNDEFDIRLFIYILKKNAIVLLVFLLVLFIATFLYLRYTQPEFESYAIIQIKTDDKASKIFETQSTPYIDNTLSKKIEIIRSPMFMKRVVKNLPLDLTIYSIGEIGKYEFYNNAPIKIFYEITDTTKFSKTLYLLVKKTSIEIEDPFHNINREIPINEPLILPGIVLSVHSSENLDSLTFFQNYAGSKFMLKFMLTEELAIHYSNKIQIQVLNEQAKTLKISIRETNPTKAFDIIRKVVEEYDRYDVESQQQSAQSILEFIDNQLEKVDSTLAIFLNQGVSPTDTIFDWETINKNIQETEDRINQIQKEILFLNKLIQKMDEHASIVDMYSIVSGTQSYSTLSSFFHTLQQLEMKKNDALQGLTPESPNIIHLNQQIEFQRQLIKKMAEGLKQNYNSELNILKHKKQIWENKGMMKGKSSSAQGLRSKKLYYTNEQIFDQLIQKKVEYSIALAGYVSQVVVLRPPLIYKNPVKPRKNYLWFISFFTYLVLSLFYLGMRYLFYNKIISPSDIKNLSNIPVIGVVPRYHHFVPASQLIVDSRPNSVIAESLRAIRTQFQFISNKEGAKVIAITSTISGEGKTFIAINLAGVIAFSESKVLVVDFDLRRPRIHIGLGALNDKGVTTILTGQASVEECIKQSSIPNLHFITAGKPLLFPSELIMSSKMDEFVNFLKTKYDFIIFDTPPIGLISDALKPLMIADYPIYIMRAHYSYKSFLLNAQKLFQENQIKNITIIINNINPKLSGASKYEGYVYGYAYGYGYVRHSYYHEEEPLIPWYKRIFKRKNPV, encoded by the coding sequence ATGGAATCAAAAAAGTATTTTCTCAACGATGAATTCGATATAAGGCTTTTTATATACATTCTTAAAAAAAATGCTATCGTACTTCTTGTCTTTTTACTTGTATTATTTATAGCTACCTTCTTGTATTTAAGGTATACTCAACCTGAGTTTGAATCATATGCAATTATCCAGATTAAAACTGACGATAAAGCCAGTAAAATTTTTGAAACGCAATCCACCCCTTACATTGATAACACATTAAGCAAAAAAATTGAGATTATTCGCTCCCCCATGTTCATGAAGCGTGTTGTTAAAAATTTGCCATTAGATCTCACGATTTATTCTATTGGAGAAATTGGAAAATATGAATTTTACAATAATGCACCCATAAAAATATTTTATGAAATTACGGATACGACCAAATTCTCAAAAACACTGTATTTACTTGTAAAAAAAACCTCGATCGAAATAGAAGACCCTTTCCATAACATTAATAGAGAAATTCCCATCAACGAACCCTTGATTCTTCCAGGAATAGTCCTTTCTGTGCATTCTTCCGAAAATTTAGACTCTTTAACATTCTTTCAGAACTATGCTGGAAGTAAATTTATGCTTAAATTTATGCTAACCGAAGAATTAGCTATTCATTATTCTAACAAAATTCAAATTCAAGTACTTAATGAACAAGCCAAAACTTTAAAAATCTCTATCAGAGAAACTAACCCCACCAAGGCATTTGATATTATTCGTAAAGTGGTTGAAGAATATGACCGATACGATGTTGAATCACAGCAACAAAGTGCTCAGAGCATTCTTGAATTCATTGATAACCAACTTGAAAAAGTCGACAGTACCTTGGCCATTTTTTTGAATCAAGGAGTTTCACCTACAGATACTATTTTCGATTGGGAAACCATCAATAAAAATATTCAAGAAACTGAAGACAGAATTAACCAAATTCAAAAAGAAATTCTTTTTCTTAATAAACTTATTCAGAAAATGGACGAACATGCAAGCATTGTAGATATGTATTCCATTGTTAGTGGTACTCAGAGTTACTCCACATTATCTAGTTTTTTTCATACACTTCAACAATTAGAAATGAAAAAAAATGATGCTTTGCAAGGCCTAACTCCAGAATCACCTAATATCATTCATCTCAATCAACAAATAGAATTTCAACGACAACTTATAAAGAAAATGGCTGAAGGACTTAAACAAAACTACAATAGTGAACTTAATATCTTAAAACATAAAAAACAAATTTGGGAAAATAAAGGAATGATGAAAGGGAAAAGCTCCTCTGCACAAGGACTGAGAAGCAAAAAGTTATACTATACGAATGAACAAATATTCGATCAATTAATTCAGAAAAAAGTTGAATATAGTATTGCACTAGCAGGTTACGTGAGCCAGGTTGTTGTACTTCGTCCTCCTCTTATTTATAAGAATCCTGTTAAACCTAGAAAAAATTATTTATGGTTTATAAGTTTTTTTACATATTTAGTATTATCTCTGTTTTATCTTGGAATGAGATATTTGTTCTATAATAAAATCATTAGCCCTTCTGATATTAAAAATTTGTCAAATATTCCTGTCATAGGTGTAGTACCACGTTACCACCATTTTGTACCAGCAAGTCAGCTGATTGTAGATTCGAGGCCTAATTCCGTTATTGCTGAATCCCTCCGAGCCATACGAACACAATTCCAGTTTATTTCTAACAAAGAAGGAGCAAAAGTCATTGCCATTACAAGTACCATTTCAGGAGAAGGTAAAACTTTTATTGCTATTAATTTAGCCGGCGTTATAGCCTTTAGCGAAAGCAAAGTCTTAGTAGTTGATTTTGACCTACGTCGCCCACGCATTCATATTGGTTTAGGTGCTCTTAATGATAAAGGAGTAACAACCATTCTAACAGGTCAGGCAAGCGTGGAAGAATGTATTAAACAAAGCTCTATACCTAACCTACATTTTATTACTGCTGGCAAGCCACTGTTATTTCCTTCAGAACTTATCATGAGCTCAAAAATGGATGAATTTGTCAATTTCCTTAAAACTAAATATGATTTCATCATTTTTGACACTCCTCCCATTGGACTCATAAGTGATGCTCTTAAACCTTTGATGATAGCGGATTATCCTATATACATCATGCGGGCTCATTACTCCTATAAAAGTTTTCTCTTGAACGCACAAAAATTATTTCAAGAAAATCAAATCAAAAACATCACGATTATCATCAACAATATTAACCCCAAACTCTCTGGTGCATCCAAATATGAAGGGTATGTCTACGGCTATGCTTACGGCTATGGGTATGTTAGACATTCATATTATCATGAAGAAGAACCTCTCATACCATGGTACAAAAGAATATTTAAAAGAAAAAATCCAGTATGA
- a CDS encoding polysaccharide biosynthesis/export family protein, giving the protein MTRILSKLILSLAWLLLLTGCKSRLAPARLFESRNTEIHSSEELLNVPDYILQPNDVIGMEIYTNKGLPLLPSGETMQQSKIQETDYIINKDGFANFPILGWIKASGKTLDQLRDTLSMCYAQFFVDPYVNVFLKNRYILVFNGVKDQKAIVIPYNSSALTLLQTIAQAGGLNNARSNSIQLIRKISKQESAKIYSIDLSTSKNLPYAYIKLLPGDIIVLNDHSWKLYDFVTQLSPWLTVITTTLLIISYFKP; this is encoded by the coding sequence ATGACTAGAATTCTTAGTAAATTAATTTTATCACTTGCTTGGTTATTACTCTTGACAGGGTGTAAATCTCGTTTGGCACCAGCAAGGCTTTTTGAAAGTCGAAATACTGAAATTCATAGTTCAGAAGAACTTTTAAACGTTCCTGACTACATATTACAACCTAACGACGTGATTGGTATGGAAATTTATACCAACAAGGGTTTACCTTTATTGCCATCAGGTGAAACTATGCAGCAGAGTAAAATCCAAGAAACAGATTATATCATCAACAAAGATGGTTTTGCAAATTTTCCCATCTTAGGATGGATAAAGGCAAGTGGCAAAACCCTTGATCAACTTAGGGACACATTATCTATGTGTTATGCTCAGTTTTTTGTTGATCCCTACGTAAATGTTTTTTTAAAAAACCGGTACATTCTTGTATTTAATGGTGTAAAAGATCAAAAAGCCATAGTCATACCTTATAACTCATCTGCTCTTACTCTCCTTCAGACTATAGCACAAGCAGGTGGATTAAACAACGCACGATCCAATAGCATTCAACTTATTCGAAAGATTTCAAAACAAGAATCAGCAAAAATTTATAGCATCGACTTATCTACGTCAAAAAACCTACCATATGCTTACATTAAATTACTTCCGGGAGATATCATAGTACTTAACGACCATAGTTGGAAACTATATGACTTTGTAACTCAGTTATCTCCATGGCTCACTGTCATAACCACTACATTACTTATTATTAGCTACTTTAAACCATGA
- a CDS encoding TIGR04133 family radical SAM/SPASM protein, translating to MFHAWYVKKQSRLHELQYLFWECTNRCNMACLHCGSDCKMDASCPDMPLQDFLHVCKQVASYYHPSKVMIVLTGGEPLLRSDLEEFGREVTDMGFSWGMVTNGLLLTPERLNSLLNVGLNSITISLDGFKDEHEWLRGVNGSFDHAVEAVKLVTQASQLTYDVVTCVNQRNIKTLTNFRNFLFDIRVRYWRLFAIDPIGRAKEQEELFLTRSQLHSLLDFIEKERNKGKIHVSFGCDGFLGKYEAKVRDYFFFCRAGIHVGSVLSNGDIGACPNIDRGFVQGNIYRDNFIEVWQKKFDIYRNRKKKGICKDCSVWTWCRGDGMHLHVPGHENPVFCYFRYLFM from the coding sequence ATGTTTCATGCATGGTATGTTAAAAAACAATCCAGATTACACGAACTTCAGTATTTATTCTGGGAATGTACAAATAGGTGTAATATGGCTTGCCTGCATTGTGGATCGGATTGTAAGATGGATGCATCATGTCCTGATATGCCTTTGCAAGATTTTCTCCATGTATGTAAACAGGTAGCATCTTACTATCATCCAAGTAAAGTTATGATAGTTCTAACAGGGGGCGAGCCTTTGCTTAGAAGTGACCTGGAGGAGTTTGGAAGAGAAGTAACAGACATGGGGTTTTCATGGGGAATGGTTACGAATGGCCTTTTGCTTACCCCAGAGAGATTAAATTCCTTGCTGAATGTTGGTTTGAATTCCATTACTATCAGTCTGGATGGTTTTAAAGATGAGCATGAATGGCTAAGAGGGGTGAACGGTTCGTTTGATCATGCTGTGGAAGCTGTCAAACTCGTAACTCAAGCATCACAACTTACCTATGATGTGGTTACATGCGTGAATCAACGTAATATTAAAACATTAACCAATTTTAGAAATTTTCTTTTTGACATCCGTGTAAGGTATTGGCGATTGTTTGCTATCGATCCTATTGGGAGGGCGAAAGAACAAGAAGAATTGTTTCTTACTAGATCTCAATTGCATTCCTTGTTGGATTTTATCGAGAAAGAGAGAAACAAAGGCAAAATACACGTGAGTTTCGGTTGTGACGGTTTTTTAGGAAAGTATGAAGCTAAAGTGCGTGATTATTTCTTTTTTTGCCGAGCAGGTATTCATGTAGGATCTGTTTTGTCTAATGGCGATATAGGTGCTTGCCCAAACATAGATCGTGGTTTTGTCCAAGGCAACATTTATCGAGATAATTTTATTGAGGTTTGGCAAAAAAAATTTGATATTTACAGAAATAGGAAAAAAAAGGGTATTTGTAAAGATTGTTCTGTTTGGACATGGTGCAGAGGTGATGGGATGCATCTTCATGTTCCAGGACATGAAAACCCTGTTTTTTGTTATTTTAGGTATTTGTTTATGTGA